Proteins co-encoded in one Erinaceus europaeus chromosome 2, mEriEur2.1, whole genome shotgun sequence genomic window:
- the LOC103113254 gene encoding proline-rich protein HaeIII subfamily 1-like isoform X1 translates to MGLHESSETANGHKRGGEAGSQKETPGGAAVPDPRCQPAAPPSSSFPPGGAARTAVRAARTPRSPHPQPQPAAHPRQPPPEAGRGRVFPAAQSTLRSPAGELQRQPGHPPHRTDTPGRPPAREPNQATHREAPSELPPDRLLLLPPPRNFPSCAAAAGSAPPPAPATAEPPGTRRGGEQQLGGWRAEPRPSPYAPPRGGTRRPCSRWGDHLALLPRGSRLAAPVAAPAAPLQCAPLPRRSEAPQPQPVASSRTRTPLQMLHGCGSNEELSVYEDNSMECIVFGFEFTYQVFDPFCVNFNAWCEMMIQFHSFACLQFSKICTYTHTHTHTHTHTHTHGILVSDLQNYKVMGIYFHTTPTTKVLCPQLPIINTIVPTRP, encoded by the exons ATGGGATTGCACGAAAGCAGTGAGACAGCTAATGGCCACAAGAGAGGTGGAGAGGCGGGGAGCCAAAAAGAGACCCCGGGCGGGGCAGCGGTCCCCGACCCTCGCTGTCAGCCTGCTGCTCCACCGTCCTCGAGCTTCCCACCTGGAGGCGCCGCGCGCACCGCGGTCCGAGCCGCCCGAACCCCGCGGAGCCCGCACCCGCAGCCGCAGCCCGCAGCCCACCCCCGGCAACCACCGCCAGAAGCCGGGCGCGGCCGCGTCTTCCCGGCTGCACAGAGCACCCTGAGGTCGCCGGCCGGGGAGCTCCAAAGGCAGCCTGGCCACCCGCCCCACCGCACCGACACACCCGGCCGGCCCCCGGCGCGCGAACCCAACCAAGCAACTCACCGCGAGGCACCCTCGGAGCTGCCGCCCGATCGGCTCCTGCTGCTCCCGCCGCCGCGGAACTTTCCCTCCTGCGCGGCGGCCGCGGGCTCGGCTCCACCTCCCGCTCCGGCAACCGCGGAGCCTCCAGGGACCCGGAGGGGCGGGGAACAGCAGCTCGGTGGCTGGCGGGCGGAACCGCGGCCAAGCCCCTACGCCCCGCCACGGGGTGGGACCCGGCGCCCTTGCTCCCGCTGGGGCGACCACCTCGCCCTCCTGCCCCGGGGGTCGCGCTTGGCTGCGCCTGTCGCTGCCCCCGCCGCCCCTCTGCAGTGCGCCCCTCTGCCCCGTCGGAGCGAGGCGCCGCAGCCCCAGCCTGTCGCCTCCTCTCGGAcccggactcccctgcag ATGTTGCATGGCTGTGGCAGTAATGAAGAG TTGAGTGTCTATGAAGACAACAGCATGGAGTGTATAGTTTTTGGTTTTGAATTTACCtatcaagtctttgatccattttgtgtTAACTTCAATGCATGGTGTGAGATGATGatacagtttcattcttttgcatgtttgcAGTTTTCCAAAAtatgtacgtacacacacacacacacacacacacacacacacacacacacacacggtattttagttagtgatttacaaaattacaaggtaatggGGATATacttccacaccactcccaccaccaaagttctgtgcccccagctcccaataATAAACACCATAGTTCCCACAAGACCTTAG
- the LOC103113254 gene encoding basic proline-rich protein-like isoform X2, with the protein MGLHESSETANGHKRGGEAGSQKETPGGAAVPDPRCQPAAPPSSSFPPGGAARTAVRAARTPRSPHPQPQPAAHPRQPPPEAGRGRVFPAAQSTLRSPAGELQRQPGHPPHRTDTPGRPPAREPNQATHREAPSELPPDRLLLLPPPRNFPSCAAAAGSAPPPAPATAEPPGTRRGGEQQLGGWRAEPRPSPYAPPRGGTRRPCSRWGDHLALLPRGSRLAAPVAAPAAPLQCAPLPRRSEAPQPQPVASSRTRTPLQDRIPKLVRWLVPWLPPPGFPPPLPGL; encoded by the exons ATGGGATTGCACGAAAGCAGTGAGACAGCTAATGGCCACAAGAGAGGTGGAGAGGCGGGGAGCCAAAAAGAGACCCCGGGCGGGGCAGCGGTCCCCGACCCTCGCTGTCAGCCTGCTGCTCCACCGTCCTCGAGCTTCCCACCTGGAGGCGCCGCGCGCACCGCGGTCCGAGCCGCCCGAACCCCGCGGAGCCCGCACCCGCAGCCGCAGCCCGCAGCCCACCCCCGGCAACCACCGCCAGAAGCCGGGCGCGGCCGCGTCTTCCCGGCTGCACAGAGCACCCTGAGGTCGCCGGCCGGGGAGCTCCAAAGGCAGCCTGGCCACCCGCCCCACCGCACCGACACACCCGGCCGGCCCCCGGCGCGCGAACCCAACCAAGCAACTCACCGCGAGGCACCCTCGGAGCTGCCGCCCGATCGGCTCCTGCTGCTCCCGCCGCCGCGGAACTTTCCCTCCTGCGCGGCGGCCGCGGGCTCGGCTCCACCTCCCGCTCCGGCAACCGCGGAGCCTCCAGGGACCCGGAGGGGCGGGGAACAGCAGCTCGGTGGCTGGCGGGCGGAACCGCGGCCAAGCCCCTACGCCCCGCCACGGGGTGGGACCCGGCGCCCTTGCTCCCGCTGGGGCGACCACCTCGCCCTCCTGCCCCGGGGGTCGCGCTTGGCTGCGCCTGTCGCTGCCCCCGCCGCCCCTCTGCAGTGCGCCCCTCTGCCCCGTCGGAGCGAGGCGCCGCAGCCCCAGCCTGTCGCCTCCTCTCGGAcccggactcccctgcag GACAGAATTCCCAAGCTCGTTCGCTGGCTCGTTCCCTGGCTCCCGCCCCCTGGGTTTCCTCCGCCCTTGCCGGGCTTGTAG
- the LOC103113254 gene encoding proline-rich protein 2-like isoform X3, translating to MGLHESSETANGHKRGGEAGSQKETPGGAAVPDPRCQPAAPPSSSFPPGGAARTAVRAARTPRSPHPQPQPAAHPRQPPPEAGRGRVFPAAQSTLRSPAGELQRQPGHPPHRTDTPGRPPAREPNQATHREAPSELPPDRLLLLPPPRNFPSCAAAAGSAPPPAPATAEPPGTRRGGEQQLGGWRAEPRPSPYAPPRGGTRRPCSRWGDHLALLPRGSRLAAPVAAPAAPLQCAPLPRRSEAPQPQPVASSRTRTPLQMLHGCGSNEEVRQL from the exons ATGGGATTGCACGAAAGCAGTGAGACAGCTAATGGCCACAAGAGAGGTGGAGAGGCGGGGAGCCAAAAAGAGACCCCGGGCGGGGCAGCGGTCCCCGACCCTCGCTGTCAGCCTGCTGCTCCACCGTCCTCGAGCTTCCCACCTGGAGGCGCCGCGCGCACCGCGGTCCGAGCCGCCCGAACCCCGCGGAGCCCGCACCCGCAGCCGCAGCCCGCAGCCCACCCCCGGCAACCACCGCCAGAAGCCGGGCGCGGCCGCGTCTTCCCGGCTGCACAGAGCACCCTGAGGTCGCCGGCCGGGGAGCTCCAAAGGCAGCCTGGCCACCCGCCCCACCGCACCGACACACCCGGCCGGCCCCCGGCGCGCGAACCCAACCAAGCAACTCACCGCGAGGCACCCTCGGAGCTGCCGCCCGATCGGCTCCTGCTGCTCCCGCCGCCGCGGAACTTTCCCTCCTGCGCGGCGGCCGCGGGCTCGGCTCCACCTCCCGCTCCGGCAACCGCGGAGCCTCCAGGGACCCGGAGGGGCGGGGAACAGCAGCTCGGTGGCTGGCGGGCGGAACCGCGGCCAAGCCCCTACGCCCCGCCACGGGGTGGGACCCGGCGCCCTTGCTCCCGCTGGGGCGACCACCTCGCCCTCCTGCCCCGGGGGTCGCGCTTGGCTGCGCCTGTCGCTGCCCCCGCCGCCCCTCTGCAGTGCGCCCCTCTGCCCCGTCGGAGCGAGGCGCCGCAGCCCCAGCCTGTCGCCTCCTCTCGGAcccggactcccctgcag ATGTTGCATGGCTGTGGCAGTAATGAAGAGGTAAGACAACTCTAA